One Leptospiraceae bacterium genomic window, TTTATTAAAGGAACTTAAAGCAGCCGAAACAGAGTTTATTAAGCTTACAGGATTAAACTAAATGCAAGAAATGACCGGAATGAAATCAGAACTGGATGAGATAAAAGACAAAACAGAACAGTATATCCTTGGAAACTACAAGCGTTACGATCTCGCTTTCGAATATGGCGTAGGAGAGCTTCTTTTTGACACGGAAAACCGGCAGTACATAGATTTTTTCTGCGGGATTTCGGTTACAAATCTCGGCCACGGTGAAGCAGATATCATTGATGCTCTGCGTACACAGGCCGATAAACTTTTTCATACATCCAACCTGTTTTATTCCAGGTCGACAGCCCTTCTGGCTGAGGCTCTGGTGGTGAATTCTTTTCCCTCGAAGGTTTTCTTTTGCAATTCCGGGACTGAAGCCAATGAAGCCGCCTTTAAACTCGCCAGAAAATACGGTGTAGAAAAAGGCATAGAAAGACCCGTGGTACTGAGCTTGAAAAACGGGTTTCATGGTAGAAGTTTTGGGTCTATGTCTATCACAGGTCAGGAAAAAATTCATAAGGGATTTGGAGAGCTGGCCTCCGGTGTTGACTATGTTCAGCCCAATGATGAAACCGATTTGCATCAGAAATTTCAAAAATATAAGGGTCGGGTAGCCGCTTTTTTCATGGAACCGATTATCGGAGAAGGCGGAATCATTCCCATAGAAAGGGAATTTGCTGAAGTTGTGAGAAATCTCTGCAAGGAAGCCGGAGCCTTACTTGTTTTCGATGAAATTCAAACCGGTATGGGCCGGACAGGCAAACTTTTTGCTTACGAACACTATGGTTTTACTCCCGATATTATGACTCTTGCCAAAGGACTGGGTTCTGGTTTTCCGATTGGAGCTGTTTTGATTGCAGATTCTTATGCCGGTATCCTGGGTCCGGGTGCTCATGGTTCGACTTTTGGCGGAAACCCCCTGGCAGCGGCTGTAGCCTACGAGACTTTGAAAGTGATTCTGAGTCGGGATGTTCTCAAGCATACCGCGGCCATTTCAGATTATATGTTTACCCATTTGAATATCATGAAATCCAAGTATTCAATCATTCGGGAAGTTCGGGGAGTAGGTTTGCATATCGGTCTGGATTTAAGCATTCCTTCCGGCCCGGTAGTAGAAGATTGTATGAAAAATGGTTTGCTTTTGAACTCAACAGCAAATACAGTGATCAGAATAATGCCTCCTTTGAATGTTTCCCTCGAAAGAGTCAATGAAGCTCTGGGAATCCTTGAGGATAGCATATCTCGTTTTCAAAATAAATAGAAGAACCAGGAGATTTATGAAAAGAGTAGCAGTACTGCCCGGTGATGGTATCGGTCCGGAGGTGATGAAGGTAACTTTAAAAATCCTTCAAACCGTTTTAAAAAGTTCCAAGGAAGAATTCCATTTTGAAGAAGCACCCGTTGGAGGAGCTGCTATTGACCTGACCGGAAAACCGCTGCCGGAAAGTACCCTGAAACTCTGCGAAAATTCCGATGCCATTCTTTTCGGTTCGGTGGGAGGACCCAAATGGGAAAACCTCCCTCCGCAAATTCAACCGGAACGAGGAGCCTTACTTCCTCTGCGAAAACACTTTGACCTTTTTGCTAATATGCGTCCGGCCATTATATACCCGGAACTTACCAATGCTTCACCTATTAAACCTTCCATTATTGGAAAGGGAATCGATGTACTGATTATGCGGGAATTAACCAGCGGAATCTATTTCGGTCAACCAAAAGGTCGAGAAGGTAGCGGAGAGGAAGAATTTGGCTACGACACTATGAAGTATTCCCGGCGCGAAATTGAGAGAATTGCAAGGCTTGCCTTTCAAGCCGCAAAAAAAAGAAAAAATAAAGTTACCAGCATCGATAAAGCCAATGTTCTCAGTACCTCCGTATTCTGGAGAGAAGTGGTTACAGCCCTGCATAAAGCAGAATTTCCGGAAGTAGAACTGAATCACATGTATGTGGATAATGCGGCCATGCAACTCGTTCTGAAACCGAACCAGTTTGATGTAGTACTCTGCGGAAACATGTTCGGAGATATCTTATCTGATGAAGCTTCCATCATCACCGGTTCTATTGGAATGCTGCCATCCGCTTCCCTTTCCTCCTCCGGTTTCGGACTTTATGAACCCTCTGGAGGTTCTGCACCTGATATCGCAGGCCAGGGAATTGCCAATCCAATCGCACAAATTTTAAGTGCAGCACTAATGCTTAAATATTCTTTCTCTCTGGACGAAGAATGTAATAAGATAGAAAATGCAGTTCGTACTGTTATCCAAAAAGGCTTCAGAACCCGTGATATTGCAGAAGAAGGCTCTAAGCTTGTAGGTACTGAAGAAATTGCCAGTGAAATCGAAAAACTGCTCTAAAGGATACTAACTATGTCAAATCCTCAGGGAATATCACCAAATGGAAGACCCTACTCGATTATTATCGGGGAAGCTTCCAAATTTCAGGCCAAACAGCTACAGCAAATTCTGGAATCAGAAGGCTACAAAGTGCTGTCTATGGCCGCCAATGGAAAAGAAGTGATGGAGGCCTACAGTGCCAACAAACAGGTAGATCTGATTATTATGGAACTCAATATGCCCGTTATGGATGGTTATGCTACCTTCTGGGATCTAAAAGAAGCTTCTGCCATACTCCCGAAAATCTTCTTTGTGACGGATGAAAACACCCCGGCTGTTTCTAAAAACCTGATAGAAAATGGGGCTGTAGATTACATGATAAAACCCATCAAAAGAGAGAAAATTCTGGAAAGGGTGAAGGAAGCCATCGACAAGGTAAACCCTACCTTCCGTTGATTTGTTGCATACCGGTGGGTTTAAAAGCCGATCCCTGAGTAGGTCGCCATGGTTCGATACAGCTTCACCTACTCACCAATCGGCGACCGTATCGAAGGGCGGCAATAAACCTAGGGTGCTTCTCTATAAATAACATTCAAATTCCTGCCTTTCTCATTTCTCCTGTGGCTGTAATATTCATAATTGCTCATGGTATCAATTTCAGAATCGAGGATTTCCAGCTCGGCATGAACCTTCCTTACTCGAATTTTTAAAACTTCATCCAGACCGAGGTAATACGAACCTCTTTTCTCCTCCATAGCCTTACCGAGATAACCCATGAAATAGCGGGCTACATCTTCCTTAATTTCGTAACTATCTTTTCGGATACAGGGACCGATATACATTTTTAAATCGGGGGGAAAGGTATCAGGAAATTCACCGAATAGAAATTTTTCGCTGATCCCCGCCATAGTTCCCCTCCAACCGGAATGTAGGGCTGCAATCAGGCCGGTAGAGGGAGAAAAGAGAAAAATGGGCATACAATCGGCTGTTTTAATCGCCAGGGCTTCTCCTGTATTCAGGCTAAACATCCCATCTCCCCGGTCTATTCCTTCTTCTTTAAGAGCCCGGGTGGAATAATAATTATCTCCATGTTCCTGGTTCAAAAGAAAAATTTTTTCACGGGTGATGCCGGTATGTTTCTGAATCGTTTTCCTATAGAAATGAGAAATCTCTTCCGGAGAAACATTCTGGTTTTCAAAAGAAGAAAGCTCTTCTTTGCCGAGAACCTTTATGTGAATAATGGTGTTGTCTTTTGCTGGAAATTCTAGTTCTATCATGTTATACTATTTTTTATTTCTTCGATAGAAAAACGTCTTTTACAGTAATCTAAAATTTTATCTTTTTGCCTTTCAGCATCTTCTTTTCCCATTTCAAAGGCTTCTTTGATGCCTACAGGGTCGGTATAATCAAATTTTTTGACAGGAATATTGCCGGAGGGACGTATCAGGTAGCATTGCTTTAAGATATCCGGATCCTTACCAAAAATGGTTGTATCGTCGTAGTGAACACCGATGATTTTGGAATTTCGCGGAAAGCATTCTAATAAAAGATTATTGGTAAGCCCTCCATCAAGGTAGTAGATCCTATCATCCCCCTTAAAGGAGACTACAGGAGGTATGGTGGAAGAGTTCATAATAATCTGTTCGATTACAGCCGGATTTTCCAGGTCTTTATTGGTGAAAATTACCTCTTTCATGTTCCACTTCTTCATAATACTTTCGACACGAGTACCGGCAATACCTTTTTCTCTATCGGCATCGTCCTTCAAATAGGCCTGGGCTGTTTCGGAAATAAGCTTGGCCTTATTAAAAAGAGGAAATTTTCCTTTATAGGGAACTGCTTTAACACTTAAAATATGAATTTTCGTTTCGGATTGGCGAATCTTGTCGAGATTTAAACCGTAACGAACGGCCCTGCGGTAGATATTTTCGTGAGGAAAAAGCCTCTCTCCTTTTAACAGGTTGGAAACGTTAATATTACTTTCGTTTCGCCTGGTGAGAGCCATCATGTATTCAATGACTTCTTCTTCTGTTTCAGAAAGAATCGAAAAGGCCATGGCAGACCCGGCACTTACACCGGAAATTTCTTTAATACGCACTCCCCATGAACGAATGCGAAAACCAACTCCTAAAGCATAAATGGCCTTACAACCTCCACCTGAAATTCCGAGGCAGGTTTCATAGAGATAACGGGAAGCAAAACCGTTAAGTTTATCTTTTAATTGTTGTATGGTCGGTAGTTGATCCAAGTTCCTTCCTATTCTGTCACAGTTTAGACTGCCTTAGTTTCAGGGAAAGAAGAAAAATGAAAATTCCCAGGTCGGCTTGCAAAAGGCTCCGGTGTTTCTTCTTTACTTATGACTGCTGGCAATAATATAAATCGATTTATTCGCATAAATCAGGGACTGCGGAAGTTGAGAAGCACTGATCTGAGAGGCTCCCTTTCCGTATTCATATACATAGGTTAATGATAAAGCTGAAATATTGGATTCGAAACTAATACCTATCGTATAACCTCGAAGATCGACATTTTCATAACGAGTTTTTCTCTGAAGTATTTCCGGATAATAAACCGTGTTATTGCCGAGATCAATATAGTTTTTCTGTTGATTCGCAAGGATAAACTCACCCACAGCACGCTTCCAGTTATAGGAACTCGTATTGGCATTATT contains:
- a CDS encoding acetylornithine transaminase; translation: MTGMKSELDEIKDKTEQYILGNYKRYDLAFEYGVGELLFDTENRQYIDFFCGISVTNLGHGEADIIDALRTQADKLFHTSNLFYSRSTALLAEALVVNSFPSKVFFCNSGTEANEAAFKLARKYGVEKGIERPVVLSLKNGFHGRSFGSMSITGQEKIHKGFGELASGVDYVQPNDETDLHQKFQKYKGRVAAFFMEPIIGEGGIIPIEREFAEVVRNLCKEAGALLVFDEIQTGMGRTGKLFAYEHYGFTPDIMTLAKGLGSGFPIGAVLIADSYAGILGPGAHGSTFGGNPLAAAVAYETLKVILSRDVLKHTAAISDYMFTHLNIMKSKYSIIREVRGVGLHIGLDLSIPSGPVVEDCMKNGLLLNSTANTVIRIMPPLNVSLERVNEALGILEDSISRFQNK
- the leuB gene encoding 3-isopropylmalate dehydrogenase produces the protein MKRVAVLPGDGIGPEVMKVTLKILQTVLKSSKEEFHFEEAPVGGAAIDLTGKPLPESTLKLCENSDAILFGSVGGPKWENLPPQIQPERGALLPLRKHFDLFANMRPAIIYPELTNASPIKPSIIGKGIDVLIMRELTSGIYFGQPKGREGSGEEEFGYDTMKYSRREIERIARLAFQAAKKRKNKVTSIDKANVLSTSVFWREVVTALHKAEFPEVELNHMYVDNAAMQLVLKPNQFDVVLCGNMFGDILSDEASIITGSIGMLPSASLSSSGFGLYEPSGGSAPDIAGQGIANPIAQILSAALMLKYSFSLDEECNKIENAVRTVIQKGFRTRDIAEEGSKLVGTEEIASEIEKLL
- a CDS encoding response regulator, with translation MSNPQGISPNGRPYSIIIGEASKFQAKQLQQILESEGYKVLSMAANGKEVMEAYSANKQVDLIIMELNMPVMDGYATFWDLKEASAILPKIFFVTDENTPAVSKNLIENGAVDYMIKPIKREKILERVKEAIDKVNPTFR
- a CDS encoding polyphenol oxidase family protein, translated to MIELEFPAKDNTIIHIKVLGKEELSSFENQNVSPEEISHFYRKTIQKHTGITREKIFLLNQEHGDNYYSTRALKEEGIDRGDGMFSLNTGEALAIKTADCMPIFLFSPSTGLIAALHSGWRGTMAGISEKFLFGEFPDTFPPDLKMYIGPCIRKDSYEIKEDVARYFMGYLGKAMEEKRGSYYLGLDEVLKIRVRKVHAELEILDSEIDTMSNYEYYSHRRNEKGRNLNVIYREAP
- a CDS encoding patatin-like phospholipase family protein, producing the protein MQQLKDKLNGFASRYLYETCLGISGGGCKAIYALGVGFRIRSWGVRIKEISGVSAGSAMAFSILSETEEEVIEYMMALTRRNESNINVSNLLKGERLFPHENIYRRAVRYGLNLDKIRQSETKIHILSVKAVPYKGKFPLFNKAKLISETAQAYLKDDADREKGIAGTRVESIMKKWNMKEVIFTNKDLENPAVIEQIIMNSSTIPPVVSFKGDDRIYYLDGGLTNNLLLECFPRNSKIIGVHYDDTTIFGKDPDILKQCYLIRPSGNIPVKKFDYTDPVGIKEAFEMGKEDAERQKDKILDYCKRRFSIEEIKNSIT